The following are from one region of the Cyanobium gracile PCC 6307 genome:
- a CDS encoding helix-turn-helix domain-containing protein, whose product MTAAADRRKALEILDAAMAAGARAREVAALLSVGLTTLQRWRRQFVGDGGGLDGRKGSRRLVSHRLSDEERQRILLTCNQSEFAALPPGQIVPILADRGIYIGSERSFYRVLHDHGQAHRRGRARPPQGPPAGAAAGGQRAQSGLELGHHVPRPPACVASGCTSTW is encoded by the coding sequence TTGACTGCGGCGGCCGATCGCCGTAAGGCCCTGGAGATCCTCGATGCCGCCATGGCGGCCGGTGCGCGGGCCCGAGAGGTGGCCGCTTTGCTGAGCGTGGGGCTCACCACGCTGCAGCGCTGGCGGCGGCAGTTCGTGGGTGATGGGGGCGGCCTGGACGGCCGTAAAGGCAGTCGCCGCCTGGTGTCTCACCGGCTCAGTGACGAGGAGCGCCAGCGGATCCTGCTCACCTGCAACCAGAGCGAGTTCGCGGCGTTGCCACCGGGGCAGATCGTGCCGATCCTTGCCGATCGCGGGATCTACATCGGCTCTGAGCGCAGCTTCTACCGCGTGCTTCATGACCATGGCCAGGCCCATCGCCGTGGCCGTGCCCGGCCGCCCCAAGGGCCCCCGGCCGGTGCCGCGGCTGGAGGCCAGAGGGCCCAATCAGGTCTGGAGCTGGGACATCACGTACCTCGCCCACCAGCGTGCGTGGCGTCTGGCTGTACCTCTACCTGGTGA
- a CDS encoding AAA family ATPase, producing MITPPNDPSQSTPQKLSIHQSKAARSADAATPETREKRNRRTFLDKCREIIKEVTNPALQSLELTDLADRYGYYKLKASHIRALVIRDNEFKRNEELTLLRPNNWQTTLSPEDYIIPGFLRKPSQVMIHARGGVGKSESVMALAKAIGRGEVMNIRGIQVPCVQGNVLWISNDQSRIRLAAQLTRMGIDPSQGDGWFRLVSDWRIDLPQEFNKIVMEVKPSLIVVDSLGSVSDLGDAGENEGAYAAPLYDIARRNGATDLEDGFPSAAIIWIHHNTKDNASFRGTDRLLNVVDETWALNELTAEEEAQYGRNSRILTIGKSRFDRSRDRLLVTRDHNLNYEIKDLTPTLHRMGVNRNGELDPSGVVLEVLRTAERPLTNREVWAGVKAYLQAEGQDRIPKEGAIRKYLNCWIVDGMVRVEPLRVSGQSGRPTHLYSLTRVEKKQGIGETDLKDRDLWPESFLDSFATA from the coding sequence ATGATTACCCCTCCGAACGATCCGTCACAATCCACTCCCCAGAAACTCAGTATACATCAGTCTAAAGCAGCCCGAAGCGCTGATGCCGCAACGCCTGAAACTCGGGAGAAAAGGAATAGGAGGACATTCCTGGATAAGTGCAGGGAAATCATCAAGGAGGTGACCAATCCGGCATTGCAGTCCTTAGAACTGACGGATCTAGCGGATCGCTACGGGTACTACAAGCTGAAAGCTTCGCACATTAGAGCTCTAGTGATCAGAGACAACGAGTTCAAGCGGAACGAAGAGCTGACGTTGCTGCGGCCGAATAACTGGCAAACTACATTGTCACCAGAGGACTACATCATACCTGGTTTTCTTAGGAAGCCATCTCAGGTGATGATCCACGCCAGGGGTGGGGTGGGTAAGTCGGAGTCGGTGATGGCCCTCGCGAAAGCTATTGGAAGAGGGGAAGTCATGAACATCCGGGGGATCCAAGTGCCGTGTGTGCAGGGTAATGTCTTGTGGATCTCCAACGACCAAAGCAGGATCCGACTGGCAGCTCAGTTGACGCGGATGGGGATTGATCCTTCGCAGGGAGATGGGTGGTTTCGCCTAGTGAGTGACTGGAGGATCGACCTTCCGCAGGAGTTCAACAAGATCGTGATGGAGGTCAAGCCTTCACTGATTGTGGTGGACTCGCTGGGGTCTGTTTCCGACCTCGGGGATGCGGGGGAGAACGAGGGGGCCTATGCCGCGCCGCTCTACGACATCGCTAGGAGGAACGGGGCCACGGATTTGGAGGATGGCTTCCCGTCTGCGGCGATCATCTGGATCCACCACAACACGAAGGACAACGCAAGCTTTAGGGGCACGGATCGGCTTCTGAATGTAGTGGACGAGACCTGGGCGCTCAATGAGCTCACTGCAGAGGAAGAGGCCCAGTACGGGCGTAACAGCAGGATCTTGACCATCGGCAAGAGCCGGTTCGACCGCTCTCGGGACAGGTTGCTGGTGACCAGGGACCACAACCTGAACTACGAGATCAAGGACCTCACCCCGACGCTCCACAGGATGGGTGTGAACCGGAATGGGGAGCTCGACCCGTCGGGGGTCGTTCTGGAGGTCCTGCGGACCGCTGAGAGGCCGCTGACCAATAGGGAGGTCTGGGCCGGGGTAAAGGCGTATCTGCAGGCTGAGGGACAGGACCGGATCCCTAAGGAGGGGGCGATCAGGAAGTACCTCAATTGCTGGATCGTTGACGGGATGGTTCGGGTCGAGCCGTTGAGGGTCTCTGGGCAGAGTGGTCGACCCACCCATCTTTACAGCCTCACCCGTGTCGAGAAAAAGCAAGGAATTGGGGAAACTGATCTGAAAGATCGAGATTTATGGCCCGAATCATTTCTCGATTCTTTCGCTACTGCATGA
- a CDS encoding glutathione S-transferase family protein translates to MGLLVDGVWKDQRYDTGSSAGRFERSRAAFRNWITPDGSAGPSGESGFAAEAGRYHLYVSLACPWAHRTLIVRALKGLEDLIPLSVVHWFMGERGWTFQGGEGEVPDPNEGAEALHQLYTVADPHYSGRVTVPVLWDRQRRTIVSNESSEILRMFNSAFDHLGAREGDVYPAALREEIDRLNERIYATVNNGVYRCGFATSQEAYEEALGPLFSTLDWLEGHLAGRRYLLGSAITEADWRLFTTLVRFDPVYVGHFKCNLKRLVDYPHLFAYTRDLYQVPGVAETVNMAHIKRHYYQSHTMLNPTGVVPVGPLIDYLLPHGREHV, encoded by the coding sequence ATGGGCCTGCTCGTGGACGGAGTCTGGAAGGACCAGCGGTACGACACCGGCAGCAGCGCCGGCCGCTTCGAACGCTCACGGGCGGCCTTTCGGAACTGGATCACCCCGGACGGATCGGCCGGTCCGAGCGGTGAGTCCGGCTTTGCCGCCGAGGCCGGTCGCTACCACCTCTACGTGTCACTGGCGTGCCCCTGGGCGCACCGCACCCTGATCGTGCGCGCCCTCAAGGGGCTGGAGGATCTGATCCCGCTCTCCGTCGTGCACTGGTTCATGGGCGAGCGGGGCTGGACCTTCCAGGGGGGGGAGGGGGAGGTGCCGGATCCGAACGAGGGCGCCGAAGCCCTGCACCAGCTGTACACCGTGGCCGATCCCCACTACAGCGGCCGGGTCACCGTGCCGGTGCTGTGGGACAGGCAACGGCGCACGATCGTGAGCAATGAATCCTCCGAGATCCTGCGGATGTTCAACAGCGCCTTCGATCACCTGGGTGCTCGGGAAGGGGACGTCTATCCCGCGGCGCTGCGCGAGGAGATCGACCGCCTCAATGAGCGGATCTACGCGACCGTGAACAACGGGGTGTACCGCTGTGGTTTCGCCACCAGCCAGGAGGCGTACGAGGAGGCGCTGGGTCCCCTGTTCTCCACACTCGACTGGCTGGAGGGGCACCTGGCCGGCCGGCGCTATCTCCTGGGATCGGCGATCACCGAGGCGGACTGGCGCCTGTTCACCACCTTGGTGCGCTTTGATCCGGTCTACGTGGGGCACTTCAAGTGCAACCTGAAACGGCTGGTGGATTACCCCCACCTGTTCGCCTACACCCGCGATCTCTACCAGGTCCCGGGGGTGGCGGAAACCGTGAACATGGCGCACATCAAGCGCCACTATTACCAGAGCCACACCATGCTCAACCCCACCGGCGTGGTGCCGGTGGGTCCGCTGATCGACTATCTCCTTCCCCATGGCCGGGAGCATGTGTGA
- a CDS encoding DDE-type integrase/transposase/recombinase: protein MRGVWLYLYLVIDVWSRKVVAWDVAEREEAQIAADLVSRACLRERISKGRPQPLILHADNGNAMRAATLESRLEELGVLRSFSRPRVSNDNPYSESLFRTVKYRPDYPRRPFRSQEEACSWACAFVAWYNHRHRHSSIRFVTPDQRHSGQAVELCRHRARLYEQARQRHPRRWSRGTRCWRQPKVVWINPPRPENAIDPATLVMAA, encoded by the coding sequence GTGCGTGGCGTCTGGCTGTACCTCTACCTGGTGATCGACGTCTGGAGCCGCAAGGTGGTGGCCTGGGATGTCGCCGAGCGGGAGGAGGCCCAGATCGCCGCTGATCTGGTGAGCAGGGCCTGCCTACGGGAGCGGATCAGTAAGGGCCGGCCCCAACCTCTGATCCTCCATGCCGACAACGGCAACGCCATGCGGGCTGCCACGCTGGAGAGCCGGCTGGAGGAGCTGGGGGTGCTCAGATCCTTCTCCAGGCCGAGGGTCAGTAACGACAACCCCTACTCGGAGTCGCTGTTCCGCACGGTCAAGTACCGACCGGACTACCCCAGGCGTCCCTTCCGCAGCCAGGAAGAGGCCTGCAGCTGGGCCTGTGCATTCGTGGCCTGGTACAACCACAGGCACCGCCACAGTTCCATCCGGTTCGTGACGCCTGATCAGCGCCACAGCGGTCAGGCCGTTGAACTCTGTCGTCACCGCGCCCGTCTCTACGAGCAGGCCCGCCAGCGACACCCCCGCCGCTGGAGCCGCGGAACCCGATGCTGGCGTCAGCCGAAAGTGGTCTGGATCAATCCACCGCGTCCAGAAAACGCCATTGATCCAGCTACCTTGGTCATGGCCGCCTGA
- a CDS encoding cytochrome P450, translating to MLPDPATLRPVPSTAVVSGVLETLAFFRDPDFARSRFERYGDVYETSLLGQRTVFIRGGQAIADLLAQGEAVEGWWPDSVRQLLGPLSLANRNGADHKARRRVVGQLFAAAALRRYSPAIVALVEGLNQELLAAPAPVALVPRLRRFAFTVIATTVLGLDGADRDALFEDFEVWCRGLFSFPLALPGSPFARARQARQRLLRRLGSVLQKAQAASASGAPLVAGGLDLLAGGLDEAGLPLADDDVAEQLLLLLFAGYETTASALSCLLLTLLQHPAELAWLREELDGLSWPPAEADAVSAYDAVRAPRLDAVVKEVMRLTPPVGGFFRRTREPIALAGVLVPAERVVQVSITASHRNGTDPEDLAAFRPQRHLGGAEPVTLLPYGGGERVCLGKALAELDIRLLAVGLLKQVSLALEPDQDLTLLVIPSPSPKDGLLVLPRRRTNAAGL from the coding sequence TTGCTCCCCGATCCCGCCACCCTTCGACCCGTCCCCAGCACAGCAGTGGTGAGCGGCGTGCTCGAAACCCTCGCCTTCTTTCGCGATCCGGATTTCGCCCGCTCTCGCTTCGAGCGTTACGGCGATGTCTACGAAACCAGCCTGCTGGGGCAGCGCACCGTGTTCATCCGTGGTGGGCAGGCCATCGCCGACCTGTTGGCCCAGGGTGAGGCGGTCGAGGGCTGGTGGCCGGACAGTGTGAGGCAACTGCTGGGGCCGCTGTCGCTGGCCAATCGCAACGGCGCTGACCACAAGGCGCGCCGCCGGGTGGTGGGCCAGCTGTTCGCCGCCGCCGCCCTGAGGCGCTACAGCCCGGCGATCGTGGCGTTGGTGGAGGGCCTCAACCAGGAGCTGCTGGCGGCACCGGCACCCGTGGCTCTGGTGCCCCGGTTGCGGCGTTTTGCCTTCACCGTGATCGCCACCACGGTGCTCGGGCTTGATGGCGCCGATCGCGACGCCCTGTTCGAGGATTTCGAGGTCTGGTGCCGGGGCCTGTTCTCCTTCCCGCTCGCCCTTCCCGGCAGTCCTTTCGCCCGTGCCCGTCAGGCCCGTCAGCGGCTGCTGCGGCGCCTTGGTTCCGTGCTTCAGAAGGCCCAGGCCGCCTCGGCTTCCGGAGCCCCCCTTGTGGCTGGCGGGCTCGACCTGCTGGCCGGTGGCCTGGATGAAGCCGGCCTCCCCCTGGCCGACGACGATGTGGCCGAGCAGTTGCTCCTGCTGCTGTTCGCCGGTTACGAAACCACCGCCTCCGCACTGAGCTGCCTGCTGCTCACCCTGCTGCAGCATCCCGCCGAGCTGGCCTGGCTGCGGGAGGAGCTCGACGGCCTGTCCTGGCCCCCTGCCGAGGCTGACGCCGTGAGCGCCTACGACGCTGTGCGGGCCCCCCGGCTGGATGCGGTGGTGAAGGAGGTGATGCGGCTGACCCCGCCGGTGGGGGGCTTCTTTCGCCGCACCCGGGAGCCCATCGCCCTGGCCGGTGTGCTGGTGCCGGCGGAGCGGGTGGTGCAGGTGAGCATCACCGCCAGCCACCGCAATGGCACGGACCCTGAGGATCTGGCCGCCTTCCGGCCCCAGCGCCATCTGGGGGGAGCCGAACCCGTGACCTTGCTGCCCTACGGCGGTGGTGAGCGTGTCTGCCTGGGCAAGGCGCTGGCGGAGCTGGATATCCGTCTGCTGGCCGTGGGGCTGCTCAAGCAGGTGAGTCTTGCCCTGGAGCCGGATCAGGACCTGACGCTGTTGGTCATTCCCAGCCCCTCGCCGAAGGATGGCCTGCTGGTGCTCCCACGCCGCCGAACCAACGCTGCCGGTCTTTAG
- a CDS encoding ABC transporter ATP-binding protein has translation MDRPLLLSAAGLERQLGDRLLWSRLDLALAGGDRLGLVAPSGAGKTLLLRTLALLDPPQAGTFHLLGRPPAAWGLPRWRSMVLYLAQRPVAGGGTVAANLRSPWRFRERRGRGGWSYERITGWLAALGRDPSFLDYDAERLSGGELQLLALLRGLQFDPTVLLLDEPTASLDGATTAAVETLLTDWLTAGPRACVLISHDGEQIGRFATRTLELQP, from the coding sequence TTGGATCGCCCCCTGCTGCTGAGCGCCGCCGGCCTCGAGCGGCAACTGGGGGATCGGCTGCTCTGGAGTCGGCTGGATCTCGCGCTGGCCGGCGGTGATCGCCTGGGGCTGGTGGCACCCTCGGGGGCGGGCAAAACCTTGCTGCTGCGCACCCTGGCCCTGCTCGATCCTCCGCAGGCGGGAACCTTCCACCTGCTGGGGCGCCCTCCGGCGGCGTGGGGTCTGCCTCGCTGGCGGTCCATGGTGCTGTACCTCGCCCAGCGGCCCGTCGCCGGTGGGGGAACCGTGGCGGCGAACCTTCGCTCACCCTGGCGGTTCCGGGAGCGGCGCGGGCGGGGTGGATGGAGCTACGAGCGCATCACCGGCTGGCTGGCGGCCCTGGGGCGCGATCCCTCGTTCCTGGACTACGACGCCGAGCGGCTGTCCGGCGGCGAGCTGCAGCTGCTGGCCCTGCTGCGGGGCCTGCAGTTCGATCCCACCGTGTTGCTGCTGGATGAACCCACCGCCTCCCTGGACGGGGCCACCACCGCCGCCGTCGAGACCCTGCTGACCGACTGGCTCACCGCCGGTCCGCGCGCCTGCGTGCTCATCAGCCATGACGGCGAGCAGATCGGGCGCTTCGCCACCCGCACCCTGGAGCTGCAGCCATGA
- a CDS encoding Acg family FMN-binding oxidoreductase, with translation MVTRRELLLGAGAAAVAGGGGIWAHRSRRGSMEAYNAAVAAMRRRPALAPQTLDLIRYASLAANGHNTQPWLFRPDGDGITILADLQRRTPMVDPDDHHLYVSLGCAAENLALAAGAAGRAGAMSFDPVGDGSVRFHYGTGKGGDQALFEAIPRRQSTRADYDGSGVEAGDLRQLRAAASVPGVALILVSERPAMARLRDLILAANAAQMGDPAFVAELKRWLRFSPNAALRRGDGLFSAASGQPPLPESLGPWLFDRVFTVKAETARYARQIASAAGIAVFAGAEADPAHWVQVGRACQRFALQATALGLSCSFLNQPVEVPEFRADLAALVGLPGRRPDIVLRFGRGTPLPFSARRPLAAVIL, from the coding sequence ATGGTGACGCGACGGGAACTGCTGCTGGGGGCCGGCGCTGCCGCGGTGGCTGGGGGCGGTGGGATCTGGGCCCACAGGAGCCGCAGGGGCTCGATGGAGGCGTACAACGCCGCCGTCGCCGCCATGCGCCGAAGGCCCGCCCTGGCTCCGCAGACCCTCGATCTGATCCGTTACGCCAGCCTGGCGGCGAACGGACACAACACCCAACCCTGGCTGTTCCGCCCGGACGGCGACGGGATCACGATCCTTGCTGATCTCCAGAGGCGCACCCCCATGGTCGACCCCGACGATCACCACCTGTATGTGTCGCTGGGCTGCGCCGCGGAGAACCTGGCCCTGGCGGCCGGTGCCGCCGGCCGTGCCGGGGCCATGTCTTTCGATCCAGTCGGCGACGGCAGCGTGCGGTTCCACTACGGGACGGGCAAGGGCGGCGATCAGGCCCTGTTCGAGGCGATCCCCCGGCGGCAGTCGACGCGGGCCGACTACGACGGATCGGGCGTCGAGGCTGGCGATCTGCGCCAGCTGAGGGCGGCGGCCTCGGTCCCGGGGGTGGCCCTGATTCTGGTGAGCGAACGGCCGGCGATGGCGAGGCTGCGGGATCTGATCCTGGCGGCCAACGCAGCCCAGATGGGCGATCCGGCCTTCGTGGCGGAGCTGAAGCGGTGGCTGCGGTTCAGCCCGAACGCCGCCCTGCGCAGGGGGGACGGGTTGTTCAGCGCCGCCAGCGGCCAACCCCCCCTGCCGGAGTCGCTGGGGCCCTGGCTGTTCGATCGGGTCTTCACCGTCAAGGCCGAAACGGCCCGCTATGCCCGGCAGATCGCCTCCGCCGCCGGGATCGCCGTTTTCGCCGGCGCCGAAGCGGACCCAGCCCACTGGGTGCAGGTGGGGCGGGCCTGCCAGCGCTTTGCCCTGCAGGCGACGGCCCTCGGCCTGAGCTGCTCCTTTCTCAACCAGCCGGTGGAGGTGCCGGAGTTCCGCGCCGATCTGGCGGCCCTGGTGGGTCTGCCGGGTCGGCGTCCGGACATCGTCCTGCGCTTCGGGCGGGGAACGCCGCTGCCCTTCTCGGCCCGACGACCGCTCGCGGCGGTGATCCTCTGA
- a CDS encoding ABC transporter permease translates to MTPSSAGALTISDGRLALSALLILVNVGLSAALRLGLSRSLLVASVRMVVQLLLVGFVLEWLFHQDQAPLILLVGAAMAMIAGVSAVQRTRHRFAGIYLNSLLSVMASSALVTGLAVSGLIRPEPWYNPQYLIPLLGMVLGNTLNGISLGLDRFMEGLRSGRDQVETDLALGATRWEACQTVVRDAIRVAMIPTINSMMVMGLVSLPGMMTGQILQGAAPAAAVRYQIVILFMIASATALGVFGVVGLAYGRLTSADHQLRLDRLVRADGAGVRRW, encoded by the coding sequence ATGACCCCCTCGAGCGCCGGCGCCCTGACGATCAGTGATGGCCGCCTGGCCCTGTCCGCCCTGCTGATCCTGGTGAATGTGGGGCTTTCGGCGGCGCTGCGCCTGGGCCTGTCCCGCAGCCTGCTGGTGGCGTCCGTGCGGATGGTGGTTCAGCTGCTGCTGGTGGGGTTCGTGCTCGAGTGGCTGTTCCACCAGGACCAGGCCCCCCTGATCCTGCTGGTGGGGGCGGCGATGGCGATGATCGCCGGGGTGTCCGCCGTCCAGCGCACCCGGCACCGCTTTGCCGGCATCTACCTCAACAGCCTGCTGTCGGTGATGGCCTCCTCGGCGCTGGTCACGGGCCTGGCGGTGTCGGGGCTGATCCGGCCCGAGCCCTGGTACAACCCCCAATATCTGATCCCGCTGCTGGGAATGGTGCTGGGCAACACGCTCAACGGCATTTCCCTGGGACTCGATCGCTTCATGGAAGGCCTGCGCAGCGGTCGCGATCAGGTCGAAACGGATCTGGCCCTCGGGGCGACCCGCTGGGAGGCCTGCCAGACGGTGGTGCGCGACGCCATCCGTGTGGCCATGATCCCGACGATCAACTCGATGATGGTGATGGGCCTGGTGAGCCTGCCCGGGATGATGACCGGCCAGATCCTCCAGGGGGCGGCGCCGGCGGCGGCGGTTCGCTACCAGATCGTGATCCTGTTCATGATCGCGTCGGCGACGGCGCTGGGGGTGTTCGGCGTTGTGGGCCTGGCCTACGGACGGCTCACCAGCGCCGACCACCAGCTGCGGCTCGATCGACTGGTGCGGGCGGACGGGGCGGGGGTACGGCGATGGTGA
- a CDS encoding site-specific integrase, which translates to MRGKAKLFARFDDGSRKSVVLPIPWVPASTSDILNTTVAIAQLVATGKSFDDAKNLVLGGGLGSLKALPAESSPDVDLINCWKTFGENKVHRTGQIKATTWAKDYAPTTARIAELACAEAKTPSTAKQLLAEAGLPWPPGSRRRQMVIQQLAAMLRWAVAESLLEEAAWSPPQVLRLFIGEKRSATQGAIPFSDAQILSLLEALPHDSAGKRWRFAIQLCAAYGLRPIELRYLQDRGTAGLWCSYQKRSGGGTTKPRRLRALHPEWETEWSLREQLKATTTLPPLESPAGPADAMRKYLLRHKVWIELTSEERYTPYSFRHGYALRAHQMYGLSPRVTAALMGHSVSTHTQHYGQWTDDEAIDSALEAGLQYRNRIGV; encoded by the coding sequence ATGCGTGGCAAAGCCAAGCTGTTCGCCCGCTTCGACGACGGCAGCAGAAAGAGCGTTGTCCTGCCGATCCCCTGGGTGCCAGCCTCCACGAGTGACATCCTCAACACCACTGTCGCCATAGCCCAGCTTGTGGCCACAGGCAAGAGCTTTGACGACGCGAAGAACCTCGTGCTCGGGGGGGGGCTTGGTTCGCTGAAAGCTTTACCAGCCGAATCGTCCCCAGATGTAGACCTTATCAACTGCTGGAAGACGTTTGGGGAGAACAAGGTCCATCGAACAGGCCAGATCAAGGCAACGACTTGGGCAAAAGACTATGCACCCACAACGGCTCGCATAGCGGAGCTTGCATGTGCAGAAGCCAAAACCCCGAGCACGGCAAAGCAGCTGCTGGCTGAAGCGGGGCTTCCTTGGCCCCCAGGATCCAGACGCCGCCAGATGGTGATACAGCAACTCGCCGCGATGTTGCGCTGGGCCGTGGCAGAGAGTTTACTTGAAGAGGCTGCATGGAGCCCCCCTCAAGTCTTGCGGCTCTTCATCGGAGAGAAGCGAAGTGCAACACAGGGTGCAATCCCTTTTTCAGATGCGCAAATCCTCAGTTTGCTGGAAGCGCTTCCACATGACTCCGCGGGTAAACGCTGGCGGTTTGCCATTCAGCTCTGCGCTGCTTATGGTTTGCGTCCAATTGAACTCAGATATTTGCAGGATCGAGGGACTGCAGGCTTGTGGTGCAGCTACCAAAAGCGCTCGGGAGGCGGAACAACAAAACCTCGACGCTTAAGAGCTCTTCATCCTGAGTGGGAAACTGAGTGGAGTTTACGAGAACAGCTTAAGGCCACAACTACATTACCCCCGCTGGAGTCTCCAGCAGGTCCCGCAGACGCCATGAGAAAGTACCTGTTGAGACACAAAGTGTGGATTGAGCTTACTTCTGAGGAGCGGTACACACCATACAGCTTCAGGCATGGATATGCATTGCGTGCTCACCAGATGTACGGACTTAGTCCACGCGTGACAGCAGCGCTTATGGGTCACTCAGTCTCTACACATACGCAGCACTACGGCCAATGGACTGATGATGAGGCGATCGACTCTGCTCTTGAAGCAGGCTTGCAATACAGAAATCGGATTGGGGTGTAG
- a CDS encoding helix-turn-helix domain-containing protein — MSPPHRQSVAQISAELGIHVITLYKWRKAWRLQGEVVPATQKDPEGWGPADKFTVVLETAGLNATELGGYCRERGLFPEQVDRWRQAAQDANAQPLLTMADQKDLQKRHQEDQREIKRLQQELRRKDKALAEAAALLIASKKIQAYWGEDEGD, encoded by the coding sequence ATGAGTCCACCGCACCGGCAGAGCGTGGCCCAGATCTCAGCAGAGCTGGGCATCCACGTGATCACGCTCTACAAGTGGCGGAAGGCCTGGCGGTTGCAGGGCGAGGTGGTGCCGGCCACCCAGAAGGACCCCGAGGGTTGGGGCCCAGCCGACAAGTTCACGGTGGTGCTGGAGACCGCCGGGCTGAACGCGACTGAACTGGGTGGATACTGCCGCGAGCGGGGCCTGTTCCCCGAGCAGGTGGACCGCTGGCGTCAGGCAGCCCAGGATGCCAATGCCCAGCCGCTGCTGACGATGGCCGATCAGAAGGACCTCCAGAAGCGGCACCAGGAGGACCAGCGTGAGATCAAACGGCTCCAGCAGGAGCTGCGCCGCAAGGACAAGGCCCTGGCGGAGGCGGCGGCACTGCTGATCGCCTCAAAAAAGATCCAGGCCTACTGGGGCGAGGACGAGGGGGATTGA
- a CDS encoding sigma-70 family RNA polymerase sigma factor, which yields MTSATLKPRQRKAVLMTAEGMQLRQIAQELNIGYTTLLSWGRNPAYVSAVNEALQQLESEATKELQQGYGDAVKKARELLTSQSESIALGAAKLILNTMNHIVERRESAARWAEMAEQVETMEKRLALIEFMPSAHDVDPTQGSIEASCTPKRA from the coding sequence ATGACCTCAGCAACCCTGAAACCCAGGCAGAGAAAGGCCGTATTGATGACGGCTGAGGGGATGCAGCTCCGCCAGATCGCTCAGGAACTCAACATCGGCTACACGACACTTCTGTCATGGGGGCGGAATCCTGCGTATGTCAGCGCGGTCAATGAAGCTCTGCAACAACTGGAGTCAGAAGCAACCAAGGAGTTGCAGCAGGGATATGGCGATGCGGTCAAGAAAGCCCGAGAACTGCTGACCTCACAGTCTGAATCGATTGCTCTAGGCGCCGCAAAGCTGATACTCAACACCATGAACCATATAGTCGAGCGTCGAGAATCCGCTGCCAGGTGGGCAGAGATGGCAGAGCAGGTGGAGACAATGGAGAAGCGGCTGGCCCTGATTGAGTTCATGCCCTCGGCACATGACGTGGACCCAACACAAGGATCGATAGAAGCGAGCTGCACT
- a CDS encoding YihY/virulence factor BrkB family protein, with amino-acid sequence MAYYTIFSLAPLLLIAIAVAGAVFGEEAARGELMRQIQGLMGKEGAVAIQAMIENASRPGSEGVLASVVGFLLLLLGASGVFGQLQMALNTIWDVETKPGRGWRDFLIERFLSFAMVLVIGFLLLVSLLLSSLLVAAGDALNRLMPGLPVLGQALNLVIALVVITVLFASIYKYLPDVRVPWRDLWVGAAATSVLFNLGKTVIGLYIGNSSFDSTYGAAGSLVVLLIWIFYSTQILLIGAEFTQVYSRNQGKLRQAAELSG; translated from the coding sequence TTGGCGTACTACACGATCTTCTCGTTGGCTCCGCTGCTGCTGATCGCCATAGCGGTCGCGGGAGCCGTCTTTGGCGAGGAGGCCGCTCGGGGAGAGCTGATGCGTCAGATCCAAGGACTGATGGGTAAGGAGGGGGCTGTCGCGATTCAAGCGATGATTGAGAATGCCAGTCGGCCTGGATCTGAGGGCGTGCTGGCCTCGGTGGTCGGGTTCTTGCTGTTACTGCTGGGGGCCTCGGGTGTGTTTGGTCAGCTGCAAATGGCCTTGAACACAATCTGGGATGTGGAAACAAAGCCGGGGCGCGGATGGCGTGACTTTCTGATCGAACGGTTTCTTTCCTTTGCCATGGTTCTGGTCATTGGTTTTCTGCTGTTGGTGTCGCTGCTGCTTTCCAGTCTTCTCGTCGCCGCTGGTGATGCGCTCAACAGGTTGATGCCAGGGCTCCCCGTCCTGGGGCAGGCCCTGAACCTGGTGATCGCGCTGGTCGTCATCACGGTTCTGTTTGCATCAATTTACAAGTACTTGCCTGATGTACGGGTTCCATGGCGAGATCTGTGGGTGGGCGCGGCAGCCACCTCTGTTCTGTTCAATCTCGGCAAGACTGTCATCGGCCTCTACATCGGCAACAGCAGCTTTGACTCCACCTACGGAGCAGCAGGCTCCCTGGTGGTTCTCCTGATCTGGATCTTCTATTCGACGCAGATTCTATTGATTGGTGCGGAGTTCACTCAGGTCTATTCACGCAACCAGGGGAAGCTCAGGCAGGCAGCAGAACTGTCTGGCTGA